agacaacatggaacataagtcctccatttcatcttcaaccatgttagcttgattctttttcttcttatcattcttgggcgcacgacaatccacggccttatgcccagatcttccacagttgtggcaattacccttgaactttttcttgctagggtaattctttggtccggaagccttcttcctcttcttattttgtggcgCCTCCTCAACAACGTTTTCCCTCATTATTGTCGAGTTtccacgtgacttcttttcagcatttttgttgtcttcttctatcctcaaacgaacaatcaagtcttctagtgtcatctccttccgcttgtgtttaagatagttcttaaaatccttccacaacggaggtaacttttcaatgaaagcagcaacttgaaaggcctcatttatgaccataccttcaataaTAATCTCATAATTAGTAAtaagataaatcttattaataaaattattgactcgggtcataccttcagcaaggaggtcatgcacaatgacttgtaattTTTGGACTTGGGTTATGACTGACCTAGTgtcaatcatcttgaaatccaaaaaccttgcagccacgaacttcttaagtccGGCATCCTCAGTCTTGTATTTTTTCTCAAGTGCATTCCATAacgcttttgaagtttccatgacactatagacattgtacaagtcatcttccaaacaactcaataattaatttttgcacaagaaatcagaatgtttccatgcttcagttacaacaagtcgttcatcatccggagtattctcagccatgaccggaggatcctccttgatgaaacgttgcaaactcaacgtagtaagatagaagagcatcttcatttgccagcgtttgaagtcaataccggaaaattttccgggtttttctgccggtgccatagcaTGAGCAGGAGTAGAATGGCTTGACGAGGCAGCAACACTCGTAACAGTAGCACCCGTTCCCGCAACACttccattagtttggttttcattcgtcatatttctgtaaagttgaaaacaatacagaacttgttaaatcagtgaagttttgatatcttcaaactgaatatCAAACCAAACATAGAACACGtaacaatggtgaagtttttatatacttcaaatccgtacgtttattattccggcaaagtttttatgtactttaaaccggacagaaacaattataggagtagaaagcaacaaggctttagtctccaacaaagtatatagaaaacagtttaataatcaacacagaaacgttagtaaaataaaattccttaagcttgtgagcgtaactgtgttaaaacaaaaatcagaaaactgttagaagaataaagaaatgtataaaatagtaaagaatcagaaatattccgagtccacaatttttcttgtgcgtccttaaggaattttaaccccctcacacgttgccaaggtaatggattaaatcctcccaggataaaacggaataaaccttcctgcaacagtggcaatacaaactgcaggataccaacgaactcaaagaacggagcaaaatcacacttacgaatttgagagagagagactgcgaattaagatgcagtatattcagaaagaaagaagttctggagTGTTTTTCGTGTTCagaagatgcagccttgcctcagaatttataggcaaatatcagaagaggtgtctggaaaggtgtcttttcagaaaatacgcggtctgccgcggttctaccgcgatcgcggcagaaccgcggacagagaggctctctgaatctgactgccgcgattctaccgcggtcgcgacAGAACCGCGGCCAGCGAGGCCCTCTGAACTTTCAGCAGGGTTCTGGCGTAGtttcagcagtgatttggcatttaattaattattaaataattaaataaattttgtccaaaaaataatcttatcgatcgtTTGACAAATctgaagccgagcgagcgacgacgacggcgcgagggttcattctcttcaactccttttaagagctttaagaagtgaatctatatataagcacacaaatgtgattgtccctcaccaatgagggacaaagtgcaagacaaaagttcacttcttcaaattttcattttccctccattttatttccctccatttctaattcacacttcttctactttaaagcccaatggcttaaagtccaaaaTAAACTCAGCACGAGACAAAGTGTCTGTATAGTATTAGAGTGATATAAAAAACTTATGACATACTGCTTTTTCTGTTTATAAAGAATGTAATGTAAAAAAACTCTTTAACTTAAATTTTCGACTATACCCGTAATGACACCCCTATAACAATAGAAACGTTATGATATCTGACATTACAAGTTCTAAGATACTTTAGGTATGTGCCAAAAGTCTTTAGATTTCATGTGCAATCAAACacaattataaattaaaataaaacagtGGGGTATAAGATCTTAATTCATTGGGTAAGGTAATGCAATAACTGATAAGGTCGAGGGCCCAAACGATTAAGAATGGCATTTGGTGTACCAGCTAACGCAAGCATAAACGCAACAAGAAGACTCAGAACTCAGAATAGTAGCTTCGTCTCCAATTCCAGTCCTTGGGTAACTATAAAGATAGTAAAATCTTAAATTCTGAACGCCCCCCTTAATCGTTTAGTATTAGGGAAACAATACTCCCTTCTCCTTCTGAATGAGAAATGGAACCCTCTTTGACCTAAAATCAAGCAACAAAATGAATTAATTGTTGCCGGTGCTTGCAAACTATTATTATTGTCTCTAGACGATTGTGGTTGTTaaaaaaatcttctttttttcAGATATAAACGGATCTGTCACATATCTCAATTAGCAAAAACAAAAAGACCCTGCATTCAACTGGAATCCATCTTTAGTCTGCTTTTACACAAACGTACCAAACATTAGTTTGATTAAAATGTAATGGAAGCACAATTTCCAGTATTTATGAACTAGCTGGTACCTCTTGAATCTGCAAGCAACTGATTTGTCAATTCATTCTTATTAATTGTACACTAACAAATCTGTATCAAAGCAATTTTTCGGCAAAATATGACATTCTGACCCAATACAAGAACCTTCAACAGATCAGGTACGATTTAAGAATGGATTACCATAAACAAAAATCAACACCTGTAACCATACTAACAGGCAGGAGACAATCTTTAAACTTCAGTGCAGTCAGTAATTTACTGCATATGACCTGGGATGCCTCTCCCCATCCACTGTTTTGtattattaagaacacaacaacaaaaaatctaTTCAGCAGAGCAAGCATCTAAATCCCGGCAAGGAGGAGCCTTAGGTTCACCTAATAATGTAGTGTTTCctccttccggtccacaattgaTACGACCTGGGTTTTGAGTGCCACGCTGAAACATGAAAAGCAAGCCGATCAACAATGCAGTAATATCTATGCACAATAAAATTAGTATATGTAACAGTCATCTTACCTGTGGTTTTTCACCTTTCCTGAATGCCTCGACAATCTCTACAGCTCTCTTTGGAGTCAAATCCTCCTGCAGAAAGGAAGGAGAGACCAATTGAGCTAGAAATACTTATCAGTACAAGACTAAACAACCGATAAAAACAGGATTAAAGTAATAACTCACATAATAATTGTATTTATATCCTTCAGATCCATTGGAATAGTCGGCCACCGTCATCATTGGAGCATTTACACAGCACCCCTACCACAAAAATGAGGTACAACATTGAAATGGTTATATTTCAAATAAGCAATGACTCGAATTGTGTTCAACATTATGGAACAAATATAATCATCTAATCACTGGTTCCTTGCTGAAGAGCCTCCAATGCATGGAAAAGTTAGAAGGATGTCACATTAGTTTAAACAACACTAATAGTCTTCCCACTCTTTCAACTAGATTAAAAAAATCACAACCACCCCCACCAAAACAAAATCTCCCTTTAGTTTTATCAAGTCGTCCTTCATAGTAATGTCCCTTATACTATCATTAAATTAAGCTTACATTGGGAATATAAAAGTAGTGTGCCAATTTACCTGTCAATCCAACTATCTTTTCCCCCACTATTCGCAAAATAGTAGAAAGTAAAAAAGTTCATCTCTAAAGACCAAGGACCTGATCAAGGGTGGGATTATCAGAAAGCAACATGGGATAAGTTTGCTTTTTACACGTCTAATGCAAGGACCTCTCAATAGTAATAGCTAAGCCCTAACCATTAAATCCTCATAGTCATATGGAGAGCAAATCTCCACAGGATCTGAACAGCAATTTTAATCAACTCATGTGACAGTTTGATTTTTTTGGCACTTCTCATGTCTTCTTTACCTCTATTTTAAAATTGTCTTCTGATGGAAAAGCATAACTTTTCATTGAACAGTAGGTATCACCTTTTCACTTCCAGAATTGTATCTTATGCCTTTACAAAAATGGTTAGTGGACCTAAGCTAGTCTGAACAAGGTTTTAAGATGAGGGTTTACGCAAAAGCTAGAGGCAAAGACAAAGTCTTTATCTTTCCCGCCATGCTTTTTCTTTGGGGTGTGATATATCTTTATAATTGTCACGACTTCTCCATAGTTCCAAAATTACTAGTAAGTTCCCCCTTTCAGATACCCAATTCATGTCTCAACATGATCCACAGGATAGCCTCAATGCATTGGCCCCAATGACGTTCTGACATGCAACAGCGAGAACTTAATCTAGTCAAATTTTGCCCGTAGGGCTTTGGTAAAGTGGTAAACGTGCAGCTTGTGATATGTGGGTTAGGTGCTCGTCACGGGTTCGAACCCTGTCGTGTACAAGAGCATAGCATTTAAGTTTGCAAGTTGGTTATTTGTCAGCATCGATTTAGGGTTGGGTCCATTATCCACCACAAAATATTTCATGGTTATCAAAACATAGGAGAATACGGTTTGAGAAAAAATGGCTGATTAACAGTAAAGATGAGTTCTCTCACTTTGAGTAGTACTGCAGTAGACTAGTAGTTCCCTGTCTATCACATCTTTCTCTTCACACGTATCTAGAAACCATTCAACCAAGAAAGGCATGAATTCAAGTCTTTAGTGTCTGTAATTTGACCAGGTCTAGACCTTCAAAATGGTTATGAGGAAAAGGTTCCTCAACAAGTTGCTAGTTTTGCAGGGTAAAAAATAATTCATTTAATACCCCACTTACTGATACCTTCTCTCCCTTTACTTTAGTTACAGGAGGAATCATTGTGTATCCGTCCAAATAATTTGCTTGTGTTTGTTCATGTCTCCATGCACACCATTATACACTGAAGTTCCAATCCACAACCACAGACCTCTGTGGGTTATCATATTACCCAACGTAGTTAGAAGGCCAGTTTCTACTTGCATTAATAAATTATGGTTAACTGGTTGTCACACAATATGTTTCTACCTGCTAACCAGACAAGAGCACAATGTACCCTTTTAGACCAAGAATTAATATGCCTAGTGATATAGTAACCGAAGGACCATGAACATGGGATGAACGAATGAAGAAGCAAAGCAGGTTTTGGGCACTTTGCAGTTATATCAATCCTTGGTTTAGCACCACAAACATCAGGACGTTACAAGGTCTCACTTCAGTTCAACTTTAACATATCAAAACACTTATGTGACCACTTGAGCTTCGACCAATGAGGTGATGACACACATGTATGCACATAAACTTGAGCACTAGAGGGTAAAACTGATAGAAATTGGCTTCTTACGACGTCTTCTATCTTCGTGTTTTCTAGAAACCACCCAAGCTCTTCTAATATAGCTGTAGCATTCCCAAGAATCTTTTCAAAACTTAGATGGTAATTTGAAGATCCTTTTGTCTTCTTTCTTCATGTTGAGCCCGTGGCATGTGCTAGACTGTTAGATGAACTATATCCTGATTGAATCTAGTTTCTCCATAATTTCTCCATAAGCCGGCGCTCACACAAGCAAATAATGCCTTATCATTGCTGATCTCAATCATGATCGCGGGTTCATCAAGCACAAAACAATTGGGTTTTGAAACTGGCAGTTAGAAAGTCTCCCTGTGGAGAAGGCACAAATACATGGGACAGGTTTGAGCTGCGAGTCCACGAGCGTGTGATTGACCTTTTCAATTCTGCAGATGTTGTCAAGCAGATCGCCTAAATCACCATTGAACCTGGTGTTGAGGTTGAGGTCACCATTGCTAATTCTAGATTCTTCACTGTTCTGATTGGGTTGTTGAATTGCTCATTATCTGTTTAAGTACACTAATGGTTTGGAGCTTCTTTCTTGGCCGTCCAATTATGGGCTTAAGGTCTTGAGACCAAGTGTATTAGAGGTTTTTATTCCAATTAAAGTTCTGCTGCTAAAGATACTAGTATTTGATATAAGGAAAGAGGATTTTTGCATTCTTATTGGACAATTGACTGCAAGTATTGTCTTTTTCTAGATGAATGATCACTGACTAATGATATTATTGGATTAAAAAACATCAACATTTCTTTCAAAATGCCATAGAAGCAGGCTTGCTCGCGATTAAGAGTGCATATGCATCATAATCTACAAGGCACGTTTATTATAAGAAGTTAAGAACAACTATAACCAAGGCAGCAAGCTGAGAAAATCTCTGCTGTCTTATTATATTTGCCTTACAAGCTACAATAAAGCAAAGTGCCTGTCATACAACATTAAAGATAAGCCGACTTCTACTTTCCTTAATTTGGTTACTActagtcacaagtcacaagcatggtCATGTGATTTATTGGATAACAGTTAAGCATAACAAACACCAATCTCAGCATCAGATCTTAGGGTTGGAAAGCAAATAAGCCTAAAATAGTTCACAAAAGCTATCACATAGACATGCTGTCAAGGCCGTAAAAAAAAACAAGGTCAACATCAATAAGATGTATGAAAAATGACTCACCATGCATTCCATTTCACCAACAGAAAATAAGCCATCCTTGGTTACTTCTGCATACACGAAGAAGCAAAGTCCCAGAATAAGAACGCCTCAACAATAGGAATATTAGAAGAATTAACAAATAAAGTTGGAAATATCTCCATATAACACTGACCATTGCGCTTTACTCCCAGGTGCTTCAGTATAGCCTCTTCAATACCTCTTGAACCACGGATCATACAAGGTGTTGTGCCACAAACCAAAAGGTGGTATTTGCCAACCTAAAGGATGAAAAACTGAGTAAGCTATGCTAAGTAAAAATTGGTTTtctatttctgcacttgcacaAGCCAAAATGTCAAGAAAACTACTCACTTTTGTCCTGTTGAACATCGTGTAGAAGGTTGCTACCTCATATACACGAATTGGGGCGACTTCAATAACCTTAGCCACCTTAAACATTTAGAAGACTAGATTAGATACTTTTGAATGCCAGTTAGACATAGAAGGAAAATTTATTGAACAAATAACCCCTGATTAAGTAAATGCAATTTTACATCGTGCTAATTTTAAGACTAATACAAGGAAAATGAAGGTTGAGTAATATGACTATCAAGTTAATACACATGACAAACAACACAAATATTGCTGTGGCAAGAACTAAAGCTGAATTCTTTCTAGCAATCAAATGCTGATTAATTGTATATAAGTGCACTAAGGAATTTCAATATTTTATAGTGGCAACCCTTAAAAATTCCAATCCTTGGGCCTCAGGCCACAAACTTTATAATAAGGCAAAAAGTGCACGAATCAATCTAAACATTGTCAACATACTGCATTCATCGCCGAAACAGGAAGCCACCCTCCATTTTGCTGCTGTGCAAGATCCAGCAAAGGAATCACTGCAGATTGCTTATAGTTGGATGGATAGAAAGACAATATCTCCTTCACCTGTGGATTGCATGGGAGGACTAAGTGGGATTCAAGATAGAGAATAAGCAATTTAAGGAAGAACTACCAATTATAAAGATGCGTAAGAGTCAATTTAAGTACACTACTACGAAAATCCTCTGAAATTGAAGCTAATCATGATTCAAAGGCCATTTCAAAAATCTCCATTCTAGTTACCCTATGTACTAACAAACAAACTGCTCTATGATGCATGAAGTTTCGCATGATACTTTTTTTTTCGTTTGGTAAATTCTACAAGTGAATTATGACACCTGCTGAAGAATGCAAGATGTTGATATTTCTGTCTTTTGCAATTTTGGTGTCAATGCATCAGGGAATGCAATATGTctcaaacaacatcaatcaccTACTTTCATgctattttccttttatttgtgaTTGCctcttttcatatttttttcttCGAGTTTTGTTTTGGCTGGGTATGGAGAACCAGCTTTGGCCATTTAGgttcttttaaaaaaaacatttttctttCATTCATTTCCAAATAAGAAACTAAGTTTCAAACGCTCAATTAGACAATCTTCTCATGTGGATGCAACTTGAATTTATGTCGTAAGGTGGATCATTTCAAAGCTCTGTTATTCATTTCCAGGGAACAACAGCTCTCAATTTTCACATACATACTGTAAGAAAAAGGGAACACGACTAGCAAAGAATCGAACTTTTGATGTATTAGGGAATGGAGCAACGAGAATTTAAATAATGTTATAAGTCATATAGAAAAGAAGTACTAGATTTTGGTAACTCTGGAGGATAATAAGCAATGCTAACCTTTTCCTTGTTTGTATCGTTAAACTCCCAAGGAAGGTCTGGATTGTTGTCCGGCGAATCAATGTGCTGCGTACAATCGAAAATAGAAACAAGCAAAAACATAAACACGCAATCGAATGCTCAAATTTTGAATCTGAACTCAGAACTCCGAAATACAAATCTGATAAGAACTCACATAGTTGAGTGCAGTCGAAAAAGAACGCGATGCCTGAAAAATCACAGAAAAATAAGAAGAGACTTTGACTAAAAGGAAAGAAGAGCTAATCCGAATAACAAAAAGAAGAATTTCTAAGTGAATACGAAAATATGATGTAATAGGGGATTATACCTGAGGAGTTCGACGGAAGGCCGTGCGGATCTCGTTCAGGCGTTGTGCAGCGAGGCGACCGAACATTTTTGGTCTCCGGCGATTATCCGAGCAGACGGAGGTCGGAGAAAATGGAGATTTTGGGGCAGCGAGGAAAATGGAGAAATCCGAAGTCTCACTATGAAGGTTTTGCGTGCCTCACACACGTCCCTTGTTCGCGTGTTCTCATCAAGGCCGTAAACCGGCAGGCCCATGTGAATTGGACAACAGTTGGATGTTGGTTCTCGTTTTGTTGGGCCATCAGATATGTTTGGGCTTATTGTTCCAATGAATAGTGAGTTGAGTAGCTAACTTGATAGGAAATGGACACACATACAGTATAGTCGAAATGAGACCAGGTAACTACTTTTAAGCATGCTGTTTAAAATAGGGATTTTTATGTACCTACACTATTAAAAACTTTATTACCCTTCCTAATCAAGTTGCAATTTAATTATCTCCTATATACAAATTTAGCAACTATATATACTTTAGAAATTAAATAAGCATCCCTTTTATATTAGGAATCAATTATATATCATCCTTATTCTCTCTCCCTCATGtgctctctctctttctctcatgctctcactctctctctctatatatatatatatgtatctctcTATTGTTATTGCAAACAATTGAAAATtttctctacgtctctctctatctctcaatccttaATTCctgtaatgtaaagcaaaggaaaagagagcagcaattttaccattgacaaccattaaaaagttttgaaattttgaattcgaatttggattttcaaaaactattatttatttggatttgtgttgttgcaaataattgggattattgtttggagtttatatctcaattttgagggtgttttggtgaaaactagacttgattttggctgaatttcagattgaaacttgaagaagaagaagaagatatgacatacattatactacagaaattgtagtaaagttgtagtaaaattgtaaaaaaattacattctattatatatatatatatattgtatgaaagttgaagaatattgtatgaaaattgtatttaagttgtatgatattgtagttatatataactgagtagaaataatgtatgaaaattgtagataagttgtataaaatttatttttactatgtttaaatcagatacaaaatatacaaaagacattgTATACATTCTGTATAAAATTATATTTACgtggtatgatattgtagttatatataactaggtagaaataatgtatgaaagttgtagataagttgtataatatatataattagttgtatgaaatttggttttactatgtataaatcagatacaaaatata
This genomic stretch from Nicotiana sylvestris chromosome 9, ASM39365v2, whole genome shotgun sequence harbors:
- the LOC104235390 gene encoding NADH dehydrogenase [ubiquinone] flavoprotein 2, mitochondrial, producing MFGRLAAQRLNEIRTAFRRTPQASRSFSTALNYHIDSPDNNPDLPWEFNDTNKEKVKEILSFYPSNYKQSAVIPLLDLAQQQNGGWLPVSAMNAVAKVIEVAPIRVYEVATFYTMFNRTKVGKYHLLVCGTTPCMIRGSRGIEEAILKHLGVKRNEVTKDGLFSVGEMECMGCCVNAPMMTVADYSNGSEGYKYNYYEDLTPKRAVEIVEAFRKGEKPQRGTQNPGRINCGPEGGNTTLLGEPKAPPCRDLDACSAE